The DNA sequence AAacgttaaataaataaacatgacagcaaataaataaatacagataatTCCCAAGAGTGGATGTTTGTTTTAAATTCTATTTGGTCTCTGTGGAGAAAAAGAAGTCATTAGATGGTGAGACTTCACATGAAGATAGTGCCATCTAGAGCCATCCTTCAGACAGCACTGAATCAATACAAACCCATTACAATAAACTGAAACTACTGCAGCCAAGATAGAGCAATGCCAGTCTAGGACaaagttaaatgcacaaacaaTGACTCCACAAATAAAAAGTCTTGATAACATCACAATACACCATACAGTACTACAGAGAAACTTTTATaggttttacatgtttttttgttttttgtttttttgctgccACTTGGCCAAAACTGAATTCTGTAAAGATGAAAGGGTTCAAATGACAGGACATGCCAATCCCAGGGTGCCAAAAGACCAAGTTTAGACATGCAGCAAATTAAAATTATCTAGATACTACATGACAATTTTGCTATGTTTGTCTGTGAAGGTCACTGTTTGCTGGGGAGTGACTAGGATGCCACGGAAAGTTGTGTATACAGCATTGAAGGTGTttgaagttatttaaaattatttcactaACCTCAACCACGTGCCTTTTCTACTAAATCCCAAAACATGTCAGCAAACCCAAATGTGAAAAATAGCTGTTTAAACCTTTTTTGGGtttaaacaactaaaaaaaaaacactcatctAGAATGGCAAAAACTTCATTCTTGAGTGAACTAGTCTTTTGACTAACACAAAAAGTAAATAATCTCAAAAAATGGTACTTACTCACTAAACGGTTTTCTGTTATTTGTAGGCTGCATCATAAAGTGtacttacatatttattttggatGGGAAAAGTCCAAACAAAGCTTCCCTCTCCAGTTCAAACCACGGAGGTCATATTGGGTTTTAAAGAGTGCGTCGCCTCTGCCTGGAGATGGCCAATCACAGATTCGAATTTTGAGTTGACACCTGGACTGGCCAATCAAACTTTAGGGATTTAGCGCCCATCCATCTGGACACCCATCCTAGATACTTGGAGTTTTTGGGTTGCTAAGTGGCCTCCTTCAAGATCCACTACTGAAAACAATCAGAAAAAGATGACAGACGAGATCTGCTGCTGACATATTGACATTAAACATAGGGAGCTTTGATCAAGACTTTGATGCACAGAGGGGAGATGTTTACAGGGTACCCACAAATAAGAGTGCACTTAGTATTGTGTGAACCTACCTTTCCCCCAGATGCTGATAGAGGGACTGCAGTTCTCTAGAAGCCCACTGGTGATTCGTTGGCAGAGGCCGGCCTTTCCCAGGCTTTGCTTTTTACACAGTTTGTGGCTTTCAACAAGATGTGGTTTTAATGTCACAGCACACTAAAGTTATAGGCAGTTGTACCCAGAGAGTGATCCTGATGGATGAAGCCTGGGAAATCTGCGATATGGTTAAAAACCTCAGTGGAATCAGTGCACATCAGGGGCTATTATATGATGGAGAGATGTGATAGCTTAACATGATATCTTCTAAGATCCCTGAGAAACCTGTGGGCAGGGCCTCTGTGAAGACAGGCTCGTTCTTACAAGAAGTATAAATCACTTCCTGTGCTGAATGATAATCATGAGCTTTAGCAATAATTTAAATGCAGAGAGTGAAGAAGAATAATGACCCCTTAGGGCAAACAAACCATACagctaaataaaacaataaaaaaaaatgggagCCAATGGGAGCATAGAGCTATGTGTAAAAGGTTTCCCATACAAGTATTAGAAATAAAAGATATCACATCTATAAATTacttaagttatattttaatggATTGCTTCTACTTTAGTAAAACATAAtgagatgataataataatagaactgaataaaactttttaaagaaattcatacttttattcagcaagaatgcatcaCATTGCTTAAGTCACATTGCTTAAGTCAATATTTTAGTGAGGCCAACATAAAAGTTGCAACAAATTCAAATATTGAAGCAAAGTTGAAGCTTCTTCAGTAAAGTGCTTAAGTACTCATTGACACTACTATCAATGCATAAAAAATACTTTCAACTAATTTTCAGCAGTTTGAAGGTGATATAAGGGACACATAACCAATATGAGGGGCCaattcattctggcactctcacacacttgcattctcctttcacatacatatattcttgctttcacacactttcattcttcttacacatgcatacatttctgctcttacacacacatacattttcctTTCATATGCATACATTTTTGCTATCACActcatacattctcctttcacatacatatacacacatacatatatagaaGGTATGTATGTGCGAGAGAGAGTATAGTGGAAACAGAAGGCGTTTAGCTGAAACGGAAGGAGTATTCgcttaagtctgacgtcacgtagcagcgcttccgtgtccaaacgctctatcagttaccacgagaaatcaacaaaaaggtgctaatataaacttacaatgtgatagaatattagcgaaaaagttataatcttaaagggggggtgaaatgcgatttcatgcatactgagttttttacactgttaaagagttggattcccatgctaaacatggacaaagtttccaaaattaagttgtacgtttgaaggagtatttttgttccaaaaatacctcttctggtttgtcacaagtttcggaaagtttttttcgagtatggctctgtgtgacgttagatggagcggaatttccttatatgggtcctaagggcacgtctgccggaagagcgcgcgctcccgtatagcagagcagagacattcactgatcagagcgaaatgtcacaaaagaagtgtgtttttggttgccaggacaagacaaccctgcacagattaccaaaaaaaaaaaaaaaaagagcattaagggaccagtggacggagtttatttttacagagcatcaacggagttatgcaagtgtttttgtttgttccctgcatttcgaagattcttgttttacaaacaaggcccagtttgatgccggatttgcacatcgtttatttcttaaggataatgcagtcccaacgaaaaagggtcgtgatcgtgtgttggaaccgcaggcggtgagcaaaactgcttcaaatatctctgtgttgttaacttagctatcggcgcgtaagcacatcaagtaaacaacatgcgatgttgtcatcaaactgcactttccacatgtacagcttaaaaaaaaatgttttaaaagatgacaaagtggaagtccgtcattttccaaaaccgcaaagcaaatatatacagtttcaatacataccactctttttaaatttcagcctctggatctgattctggatcataaatacacgctaaatctgactgttagccatggtttgttttggatgatgttatttccctcacggtaatgtcacaacttccaaacgctctcaatgcaaaagcctactggcgctcgtgattctttagctcagCCCACACATCacacctctaggcgctcgtgtttttctgggtaaaatcggtacagactatctttctcctaaaaatataataaaactaaagactttttggagttatgaaggatgcagtactactctataggtactcaagattaacaggatattgagtgaaaacaagcatttcacccccccccccttaactcAAATTTCTTTAGCGTTAAGCCCTGTTAATACAATCAAAATCAGTGTCTTAGAACTTGTACACAGATCTGTAGAACATGTAGGTTACATAATGATATGTTCaagttaaaaacttaaaatatgtactTGAAAAGAAAACAGGATGACTTTGTATTGCATAACTGTGAACTGTGAGGAAGAGCTGAACAGGTCTTGCACATGTATTTCCTGGTCTGAGAGTTACTTCCAGCTTAAAGAGGAAGTAATGGATACCAAAAAaggtataaatatatatgtaaaatgaaaatgcatgtgtgtgaatgcaaaaaaaaattatgtatgtgtaaggagaatgcatgtgtgtgaatgcaaaaaaaatttatgtatgtgaaaggagaatgtatgtgtgtgagtgccagaatgaattatggcttgtaCGGCCCCCCATAAACCAATATCATAATTCTAATATTTAATAGTCATTGCTGTAGTGCTGTAACAACCGTTGGCACaagctaaaataacaaaaataagacTAAACTCACATGATTCTCTCTCATCAATGGTGTTCAATTTTGTCCTTcattaaagcaataagccacgAAAGGCAGGGTTACAGTGATTTTACTACAGGTGAGCTTGTTCTTTGGCACAGTGCAAAGAAGAGTATCTAAAATTCTCTTAAAATGGCAGCAGCAGTGCATATATTAAAACTTTTTGCTAATATGCTTATGTATTCTTCTCACAATAAGAGTGCAGTACTCGCAGctccatttaacacatttttacaagGAATCCATTCCACAGATTTCCCCCCAAAATCAACACAAACATGCCATTACCTTGCCATTACAGCTGCCAGAGTCTTGTGGAAGTCATTGGTTTCCACGTAAGTGGTTCTGGAGAGTGAGTGGCCACTCATACCCTTCAGTTCATCGACCGTCAACATGGAGAAGCAGAGGTACATCAGTCCTTGTGAAACATAAAATTGATGACGGTTTCAGGCAGCGGAAGTGAAGAGATACACGCTAGACGCTTCTTGCCCATGATCTTCCTGATAGTAATGCGGCACAGGTTCATCAATCTCCTCGGGTTTCCTGTTTTGGAAAGCAGCATTAGCTAGTACATGTCAGGCCTCAAAGACCTTTAGAAAGACATTTAGTAATTTGACAATCATGGACAAATAATTTTTGAAGTTATACCCTTTTGAAGTTATACTCCTGAATTTCCTGTACTGaacttatttcaaattaattggcaaataaacatttctaatttttgttaatttttaaaataatatttattttattgtagctttatttcaattaccaaaaTCCATCTCAACAGTTTTAAAGAATTTgtatgaagaaataaaaaatatctgaaatattctttaataaaacccagttttttatatatattaaaaatgcatagcATATGACTAAAATCCACTGAAAATGTGTTCATCTACCTGTGATAATGAAAAATTAACTTtccatattttaaaattgttaacTTGTTGGTCTTCATTTaacaattactatttttttttttttttttttttttttttaaacttttcatttatttccaggtaaaaaaaaaaaaaaacatttttactgtaaaaaaaaaaaaaagtactgcatAATAGAAGTGACCCAATAAAGAGATGGCATTAAGAATGCATCTTACTTTTGGCCTCTTGGTAGATGCGAAAGGCTTCAGCATTGACTTTTAAGCGAACCATGGTGTCAGGATCGAGCTCGTCCCAGGGGACTAGATACGGGTCAGCGCCGTGGTCCAGCAGCAAGCTAACGAAGGCTGGTTCACATCCGAGTTTCAGAACTGCATCCAGCATACAGGAGGCCCGGCCTCTGACCAGCACTTCCCTGCTCACGGGGCCATTGTAGTTGTAGTTGGGGTTGGCGCTGGCATTCAGAAGCATCCGGAAGCAGGGGAGGTGGTGATAAGCTGCACTGATGAAAAGGGGACAGGCTGCCAGAGTTGTCAAAGAGCGGGTGCCGAACATAAACCTCTGGTCCAGCCGATGGTCAATATCAACATCAGCATTGAACCTGTGTGTATTACAAAGCAATCAGTATAATCATAATTCATACTTAAACAATCCATGAGAACATACACCGACAGCCAAAAGTCtggaataattaagatgttttattgtgtttgaaagaagtctgttcTGCTCAACCATCGCAGCATTTGTTTTTATCAAAGCacagaaattttttttatattgttgaaATATTACTACTTACttaacataccgtattttccgggctataagtcgcacttttttttttcatagtttggctgggtcctgcgacttatagtcaggtgcgacttatttatcaaaattaatttgacatgagccaatagaaatgaaccaagagaacacattatcgtctacagccacgagagggcgctctatgttttcagtgtagactacaggagaactgagcagcatagagcgccctctgtagatggtaatgttttttcttggtgcttggttctaaataaatgcttatagtccagtgcgacttatattagttttttttcctcgtcatgacgtatttttggactgatgtgacttatagtccggaaaatatggtaactGTTTTCgatatgaatgcattttaaaatgcaattcttTCGTGTGATATAATggggaattttcagcagccatttttcCAGTCACATTTCTTatgtttatcaatgttgaaaacaaatggactgctttatatttttatcGAAACCGTGATGCACTACAGTAGACAtctgtaatgttacaaaaatttcattttaaataaatgctattcagtGAACTttgtattaatcaaagaatcctgaaaaaatttatcatggtttccacaaatatattatgcaGCAAAGACATTGATAATAGTCAACTAGCACtaataataattgagcaccaaatgcagctttgcatcacagaaataaatacattttaaaatatatttaaatagaatagagttttttttttttttaattgtacaaatatgccacaatattgctgttttgactgtatttgtgatcaaataaatgcagccttggagaacaTTATTCCAGTGTATGTAAAGTTGGAACTGAACTCCATTTTCATTATTTGTAGTTTTAGAGTTTACGAGATATCCCGACCTGATCAGCTCTATTAGGATGTCCACTCGGCCCACTTGTGCAGCATGGTATATTGGGGTGCTCCGGTGATGAATGCTGCCGTTCGGATCAGCACCGGCTTTCAGAAGGATCTTCACACAGTCCAGATGTCCATTAACCACAGCCATGTACAGAGCAGTCTGACCCTTCACATCCACCAGGTCCACTGCAGCTCCCTGAGAGATCAGGTAGTCCACACACTCGCTGTGACCAATCATGGCAGCGATTCGCAGGGGCGTGCAGGGCAGCAGGCCACAGGACCAAATCAACTTCTCATTGATCTTCCTGCAAAATAATTCAATCATATATTCTGTGTTAAGAATATCACCTCTGAACTGCACCTGAGATGAGGATAAACATGGGTCGTGAGTTTTGTCCAATGTAAAACGTGGGTCTTGTAGCAAAACCAGTGTAGGCGCTCTTAAAGGAACGGTACACCAAAAATGGAAAACTGCTGAAAATGTAAGATTTAAACAAATCCAAGATTTGTTTAAAGAGTTTGTGGAACAGAGTGAATTTCttaatctgacggcacccattcactcttcagaggatccattggtgaacatgTGATGCaatactacatttctccaaatctgttactatgaagaaacaaactcatctacatcttggatggactgaggGTGAATGAATTCACAGCAAAATCCATTTagatattttcaaaaacattttgaagtaaaaacaaaaacaaacaaaaaacaattatgtaTGAATTGGTTACAATGAGATCTACAacatgtatttagaaaatatgtgtacattttcattttatgccaACTTTAATGAATCATTGATTGAAAAACCTCACTGTTTGAAGCCGTCTTCTTGTAGGAGGGTCTTGAGAGTGTCTAGATCTCCTACATGGGCAGCATTATGTAGACTCGTGTCCTCACACTGTTCCAGGGGCCTGTCGCCGAACTGCTCCTGAAGCCATCCTCTCAGGTTACGACCTAACAGAGGGACAGAGAGCAGATCAGGTCAATCACATAAGCAATATTAGATGCTTGCGAGAACAAGGTTCATATTTCAATTTCAGTAATGTGTTGAATAATAAATCTGTAAACTCGAAAAGCTTGTTAAAACACTTTTGAGAGTGCTTGTTGTCAACAATTATGGTCTGAACAGTCCCTAATCGATCTGCATTGATCATGATGCTGTATGACTGAAACCTTGGTTCGTTCTGAAATGaatgttttgatttgaataatgacaTACCAGCAGCAGAAGTGTTTGGGATCTGTGGCTCAGGGACCGGTGGGATCTCATCAGCCATCGTGTTTAGTACTGTCTGCTTTAATAAATGTATGCTGCTCCACAAAAAGGGTCTGTGTTTTTTCCCTAATGCTGTTTTTAGTAGCGGCATGGACTCTTGTATACGTGACTGTATGAggcgctctgattggctgagcagcAGGTGTCTGTCACAGGCTCATTTGGATTTAAAGGAACActacactatttttgaaaatgggcTCAGTTTCCAACTCCCTTGGAGTTTAAACGTTGAGATTTGCCCaggcggcaacctcccgctctctctcgtgaaaccAACAAGGAAGtaacttaaactgtaattcgtcAACTGGAGAATTTGGCTGCAAAACCCTGTTAAAATGGCCAACATTACAGCAGAATAAAACGTTTACAAActggttaaaaaaattattttggtctatattgcttaTTTTACCCTTCATGTGAACTGTGAGCGGGGTgaattttttataactcatcagtttaaattatattaagccttaaaagtctgcataattaagggcgtggccacttgagtgacaggtggattgccccTGCTGACACTGCCGttgagctaggtgggcgtggcttcagcaaccaccTCCTGCCTTTCTGCCCATTTTCAATTATCCAGAAGTGATGTGCTGCCAAGATGGTGATGGCCGGCTCCGCCTAGTTAAGGCTTCAAAAACGCACTTCAGAaatctatgggtgacgtcacggacacctATTCCATGTTTGTATACAGCATGGTTTgaccgttttcgaatccattcagccgatctacgggtctggcagtagcacttttagcttaacTTAGCATAGAGTCTGATAAGACCGTAAAAAATacagggtgaccatatgagccattttcccaggacgcgtccttgccaggatttctatattgcctaaaacatccaaagtggTTTggccaataacatgcaggtatggtacataatcaaccaatcgtggcatgtgagaaggtgagatctacagagaacaatcaaagcaatgcaaatacatgtacatgttaggtgtttgttcgttcattcaacTTGAAGTATTGCTGCGCACTGGTCATTGgtatgacaccaaagtaccaagagagtgattttaatgcataaggagccgtctgctctgctctccatagctcttatgaatgtcatacaaggatcgatctgcacagcacaaacagccaaaatctggatattttaggcaatataaaaagcctggcaaggacgcgtcctgggaaaatggctcatatggtcagcCTACTCAAAAattaccaaagagtttctatttttttccaatttaaaaCTTTCAACAGGCACAGCTTTATTATGCAGCACCTGAAAATAttccccagctagtttgtgtatgGTATAGCAGCACATTTCCTTGATTATAATGCCAGAATGAGAGTATCCCACAcagcaaatgtcttctggcccagatccgggccacacaatgacttttccctCGGCTCAAGTACCACAAAAAATGACGCCCTGGAAGTGGCCCAGATTTGGATTAAAGActcgggccacacatgggccataaccggccACAATCTCAGCTagttaatcagccttagctggtcctgatctgggccaaaacaggttttattattggtgccaattctcaaccttaagtaaaccagaatccccaaatctgagccaaACCTGAGCCTTATATTGCCCAGACCCAACCAAGACAGCAAGCAGTGCCGGCCCAGATCCGGTCCGAATGGATTTCACGCAGGGGAGAtatgggccggatctgggccaacactatattgctgtctgggaattttaatatttcatattattaccttgTATATTTCTATGATcacaattattcattttgtgacatgctttaatgaagacacaaactgtcaataaagtacattaaaactgaatagaaaatcagacttaaaacccacacattgtaactgtacaataaaaaaaacatagttcctagccatatcagcctagaaaatcacaacttttcattttatgttggtcttagtacacgatgtaactacagaagagtcaagttttaaatagaaaaaatatagaaattccTTGGTAATTTTTGATCAaaatgctaacggtctaatcagattcaatgatctatgctaagctaagctaaaagtgctaccgccagacctggagatcggctgaatggattcgaaaacgcCGGTAAAATTAAACTGGTTAactctattttcaaaaaaagtgcaGTGTTCCTTTAATTCCAAAAATGTGGAGCTTGAAGATAATTTTAGCTATAATTTCTTTGTTAcccatatataattatatttcataaaatattttattaaaagaaatcaCATAAATTCATAAGATTTTTATCGTAATACAATTTATATTGGGATCAGAGGGATGTTGGTGGGCAAGCCATGTCATGCCAGAGTAAAGTAATGCCACAACTTACACGTGTTCAGATCACCTTCCCCTgacaaaatcagtgtaaaatcaTTAACTTTCCTAATGCACTGGTGAGTGCGAGTCTGAGTGgtgaaattaagaaaatatatctAGGATTTATCGGACTGTTGGATTTCAAATCAGTAGGGCTTGAGGCtcatgttcctgtagctcaactggtagagcactgcactagcaagcaagcaagcgcaaggttgggggttcgattccccggaaacacatgatatgtaaaaattgatagcctgaatgcactgtaagtcgctttgaataaaagcgtctgcttaatgcataaattgaatttaaattttttaattttgaggCATCAAAATTAATTAAGTAACAAGCCGTTTTATGGATGGTAACTGTAATTTTATTACTgaaatcatattaataattagttacactactagttagtgcaaaaagtaattttattacaGTAACTAGTTACTGCCCAGCACTGGTTGCatgcacatttattaatttagtgatTTACAAGTGAGGATAATACAAAATACAAGccgaagcatatatatatatatatatatatatatatatatatatatatatatatatatatatatatatatatgtatgctttttaactttttgaatggaagaGCTGAACATGGAACATCAGcatatttttaacagttttccTGGGATGCATCCATATACTCACAGACCTTCTGCTCATTCATTCAGAGACACGAGGAGCCCCAGAGCAGAGCATGTGAGTGTAGATCTCAGTCCAGTACACTCTCTTGAGGCTGAAGACAAAGCTTGACTGTCTTTAACTGTGGTAGGTGACTTGGGTCTGTCGTTGTTGGAAGTGTATACTGAAGAGCCGCAGACGCATGCCGTATTGCTGCCTGACGACAGCAGAACCATGAACACGGGCCTAACAGGCCTGAAAAATAAACAGTGAGCACGACGGCCTCATCTGTCTCTGAAGAGAACTGGACCGCAGGGAGAAACACCACTCAACTCTCTAAAAAGTGTTTAGAGTGATTTTAACAAGTTGTTttacagttgctaaggtgttctaaaTTATTCTTAAAGCTTTGTTCAGGGTAGTTAGAAGGTGGTTTTTAGATAAGGCTCTGCTTTATGGTCTGCCAAGTAATGCTAATTGATCGCTTTAAAGTAACATCACACCTCCTTTGAACATAACACACAATTTGATTAGAGAACATGCTGAGTAACATGGAGTTTAATACTAGTGGTTTgttaaaccctaaccctaaatttCAGCAATCCTAATAATGAATTGAGGTTTACTTTTTAGAATGATCCTTTGTTAATAGCATTTTAATGATGGACTGGCTTTTCCTGGAGGTCAATCCCCAAAGCGTTTTCCCTGCTGGTTATGGTACATAAGTTCCAGAAGTCCCAATTAATAAGGCATAAAAAAAGGACTTATTTCAATGTAACAGAAGAACACAAGTTTCACTTGTTCACTGGTCTTCTTGCTAAAGCAGCACAATCATTTCTGACAGTCCTAAGGACCCTCCAGCTGGGGTTTTCTCCAAGGCCCATAGCAGGAGAACACTCGGACAAAACATGCAGTCCTGTTCACTCTGACCTAATCCAAATGTTCGCTCAGGCAGGTGCCCAGGTTTACAAGGGCCTCCAAATCCTGATCTTAAACGGCCCGGTCGACTGTTACTCAATAGGCGTTTGAGTGCCcctgcagtatgtgtgtgtgaacctgCGGTGCAGCTGTTTCAAGCTCTGCCAGAATAAAAATCAAAACTGATGTGCTGATACAggcttttaaaatgttattcaatgTATTCGCTGCGTCCCACCGGGTCAGCTTTCCAGAGCGTGGTGTGTGACACGTTAAACACATCCAGGCCTTTTTGTGAACTCATCAGAAACATTCACTTGGCGTGTTTACCGCTGCTTTgaaatgcaattcaaaacagtCATTAAAATGTCACAGTGTTTACTTAATGGTGAcgtgtgtcatttttgtcactgGCGTCACCAAACAGAATTggaaaaataatgactttgttGCAAGTACTGTATCCCCCGAACTGCATGCATTATAAAAGTGCCACAATTAACAGTTTTAACAGAAATGGAGCTGTTTATTAGACTTCACTACTAAATAAATATTCACTTGTGAACTATGATACAAACAACATGTACACAAAATGTACAGCAAAAAGTATGGATATGGTAAAAATCTTTTACAGTGTAAATGGT is a window from the Carassius gibelio isolate Cgi1373 ecotype wild population from Czech Republic chromosome A9, carGib1.2-hapl.c, whole genome shotgun sequence genome containing:
- the asb1 gene encoding ankyrin repeat and SOCS box protein 1, with amino-acid sequence MADEIPPVPEPQIPNTSAAGRNLRGWLQEQFGDRPLEQCEDTSLHNAAHVGDLDTLKTLLQEDGFKQKINEKLIWSCGLLPCTPLRIAAMIGHSECVDYLISQGAAVDLVDVKGQTALYMAVVNGHLDCVKILLKAGADPNGSIHHRSTPIYHAAQVGRVDILIELIRFNADVDIDHRLDQRFMFGTRSLTTLAACPLFISAAYHHLPCFRMLLNASANPNYNYNGPVSREVLVRGRASCMLDAVLKLGCEPAFVSLLLDHGADPYLVPWDELDPDTMVRLKVNAEAFRIYQEAKRNPRRLMNLCRITIRKIMGKKRLACISSLPLPETVINFMFHKD